In one window of Cellulophaga sp. HaHa_2_95 DNA:
- a CDS encoding FdhF/YdeP family oxidoreductase: protein MGEVKAQRKVSLTGSLAFNDIKVEAPVTVAAGALGVKEALRHGFKEMGVIRAMGTLLKMNQVDGFECPSCAWPDPEKSSKFAEYCENGAKALADEATTSKIDASFFAKNSIEDLSQLTDYELNKFGRLTEPLLLEPGSLYYQPISWEKAYQLVAEELAAMEDPNEAIFYTSGRSSNEAAFLYGMFARALGTNNMPDCSNMCHESSGVALGETLGIGKGSIKLEDLYEAEVVIVAGQNPGTNHPRMLSALEKCKANGGKIISINPLEESGLVNFKNPQHVEGWIGKPIDIADLHLPVRINQDIPLMKAIIKKLAALDQLDATVFDHDFINQYTDGYETLLADIENFDLEDLIQQTGVNEKLIDVAVSFLAKKSKIVVCWAMGLTQHKNGVETIREFINLLLLKGAIGKPNAGTCPVRGHSNVQGDRSVGIMHFVDEGLNQRIQEHLGFTAPDQPGYDVVKAMKAMHDGKAKVFMCLGGNFLMAASDTVYTAKAIEACSLTVQVSTKLNRSHLVTGKTALILPTYGRSEKDVKDGKERFITVENSMGRVRQSKGVLKPTSGNLQSEPDIIAGIADAYFKGNHAVDWLALGTDYNLMRETMDKVVKGFKNTNEQSKGVGYYLPNNVRNLDFSMLPNGKAQITLNKLPEHHLKSDEFMLMTIRSHDQFNTTIYGLDDRYRGVYNERRVVFMNADDMKEKGLTKLDVVNLRSNYDDTPRIAFNFKVLPYAIPKGDIAAYYPETNVLVPYNHFADRSYTPISKSVVVTVEKVK from the coding sequence ATGGGTGAGGTTAAGGCACAAAGAAAAGTATCGTTAACAGGAAGTTTAGCATTTAATGATATTAAAGTAGAAGCTCCGGTTACTGTTGCAGCAGGAGCATTGGGTGTAAAAGAAGCATTGCGCCATGGTTTCAAAGAAATGGGTGTAATTCGTGCTATGGGTACCTTGCTGAAGATGAATCAAGTAGACGGATTCGAATGTCCGAGCTGTGCTTGGCCTGACCCAGAAAAATCCTCGAAATTTGCAGAATACTGTGAGAATGGCGCAAAGGCGCTAGCAGATGAAGCAACAACTAGTAAGATAGACGCTTCCTTTTTTGCGAAAAACTCTATAGAAGATTTGTCACAACTTACGGACTACGAATTAAATAAATTTGGGCGACTTACAGAGCCTTTACTATTGGAGCCTGGAAGTTTATATTATCAACCCATTTCTTGGGAGAAAGCATATCAGTTGGTAGCAGAAGAGCTTGCAGCTATGGAAGATCCTAATGAAGCTATTTTTTATACCTCAGGTCGTTCCAGTAATGAAGCGGCTTTTTTATACGGTATGTTCGCTAGGGCTTTAGGAACTAATAATATGCCAGATTGTTCTAATATGTGTCACGAGTCTAGTGGTGTCGCTTTAGGAGAAACCTTAGGCATTGGTAAGGGGTCTATTAAATTAGAGGATTTATATGAAGCAGAGGTGGTAATTGTTGCGGGACAAAACCCAGGAACAAACCATCCTAGAATGCTTTCTGCTTTAGAAAAATGTAAAGCAAATGGCGGAAAAATTATCAGTATAAACCCCTTAGAAGAATCAGGTCTTGTTAATTTCAAAAACCCACAACATGTAGAAGGGTGGATTGGCAAGCCTATAGATATTGCAGATTTACATTTGCCAGTACGCATCAATCAAGATATTCCTTTAATGAAAGCGATAATTAAAAAATTAGCCGCTTTAGATCAGCTTGATGCTACTGTATTTGATCATGATTTTATCAACCAGTATACAGATGGGTATGAGACGTTACTTGCAGATATTGAAAATTTTGATCTTGAAGATTTAATACAGCAAACTGGAGTTAATGAAAAGCTTATAGATGTAGCAGTATCGTTTCTTGCTAAGAAATCTAAAATTGTAGTTTGTTGGGCAATGGGACTTACCCAACATAAAAATGGAGTAGAAACCATAAGAGAATTTATAAACTTATTATTGTTGAAAGGGGCAATTGGGAAGCCAAATGCAGGTACTTGTCCTGTTCGTGGGCACTCTAATGTGCAAGGCGATAGGAGTGTAGGGATCATGCATTTTGTAGATGAAGGACTTAATCAGCGTATTCAAGAACACTTAGGTTTCACGGCTCCTGATCAACCAGGTTATGATGTGGTTAAAGCGATGAAAGCCATGCATGATGGTAAGGCCAAAGTATTCATGTGTCTAGGAGGTAATTTTTTAATGGCCGCTTCAGATACAGTCTATACTGCAAAAGCTATTGAGGCATGTAGTCTAACAGTGCAGGTGAGTACCAAGCTAAATAGAAGTCATTTAGTTACAGGAAAAACGGCTTTAATTTTGCCAACATACGGGCGTTCTGAAAAGGATGTAAAAGACGGGAAAGAACGTTTCATTACGGTTGAAAATAGTATGGGACGTGTGCGCCAATCTAAAGGTGTGCTAAAACCTACTTCAGGGAATTTACAGAGTGAACCAGATATAATAGCAGGTATTGCAGATGCCTATTTTAAAGGCAATCACGCTGTTGATTGGTTAGCCTTAGGGACCGATTATAATTTGATGCGTGAAACTATGGATAAAGTAGTGAAAGGTTTTAAAAATACTAATGAGCAATCTAAGGGTGTGGGATACTATTTACCTAATAATGTGCGCAATTTAGACTTTAGTATGCTTCCCAACGGGAAAGCACAGATTACCCTTAATAAATTACCAGAACATCATTTAAAGTCAGATGAATTTATGTTGATGACCATCCGTTCTCATGATCAATTTAATACAACAATTTATGGATTAGATGATCGCTACAGGGGAGTGTATAACGAACGCCGAGTGGTCTTTATGAATGCAGACGACATGAAAGAAAAAGGCTTAACAAAACTTGATGTGGTGAATTTACGGAGCAATTATGATGACACTCCAAGGATCGCTTTTAATTTTAAAGTTTTGCCCTATGCCATCCCTAAAGGAGATATTGCGGCTTATTATCCAGAAACAAATGTATTGGTACCTTATAATCATTTTGCAGATAGGAGTTATACCCCTATTAGTAAATCTGTAGTGGTTACGGTAGAAAAAGTTAAGTAA
- a CDS encoding HmuY family protein yields the protein MKHNVFTFFVALAVLLFSSCSDDDTPAAPIEIVIEGAAISPEVGGPNEPNQVYIDLSTETSTVVKRDSWDLGFYSGSEFQVTINGAIYMAVAALTTTDIDAVNSTTEEVLNLQPQVAIGTFQATNAAYIDNPNGAITGTAIATIEDTDENNPVYLLNLGKEIGTTPATTGSANVSGDDRGWKKIRILKEGPDYILQFANLEDTTHQEVTITKNSAYNFSYFSFTTETMVPVEPEATKWDLNFTVFTDIIEGFGSYGYADYVVNNTKAAVSVYMVDTAEATFTYDNFALTDINPANFLNDQRGIGSTWRNGGGPSTLPSLKEDVFYVLRDTDDNYYKIKFLALTNEAGERGNPEFIYSLLQ from the coding sequence ATGAAACACAATGTATTTACTTTTTTTGTCGCACTAGCCGTCCTATTATTTTCTAGTTGTTCTGATGACGATACTCCCGCAGCTCCTATTGAAATAGTCATTGAAGGCGCCGCTATTTCTCCCGAAGTTGGAGGGCCTAACGAACCTAACCAAGTCTATATAGACTTAAGTACCGAAACTAGTACCGTTGTAAAAAGAGACTCCTGGGATTTAGGTTTTTATAGCGGTTCAGAATTTCAAGTTACGATTAACGGCGCTATATACATGGCCGTCGCTGCGCTGACTACTACGGATATTGATGCCGTAAATAGCACTACCGAAGAGGTGCTAAATTTACAGCCACAAGTTGCCATTGGCACTTTTCAAGCAACAAATGCGGCCTATATAGACAATCCAAATGGAGCAATTACAGGTACCGCAATAGCCACAATAGAAGACACAGATGAAAATAACCCAGTATATCTACTTAACTTAGGTAAAGAGATCGGCACTACGCCTGCCACTACGGGTAGTGCAAATGTATCTGGAGACGATAGGGGTTGGAAAAAAATACGGATCTTGAAAGAAGGCCCTGATTATATTTTACAATTCGCCAATTTAGAAGATACCACACACCAAGAAGTGACCATTACCAAAAATTCTGCTTATAATTTCTCTTACTTTAGTTTTACCACAGAAACCATGGTTCCCGTTGAACCAGAAGCGACAAAGTGGGATTTAAACTTTACTGTATTTACCGACATTATAGAAGGTTTTGGCTCGTATGGTTATGCAGATTATGTGGTAAACAATACAAAAGCAGCTGTTAGTGTATATATGGTAGATACAGCAGAAGCTACTTTTACTTATGACAATTTTGCGCTGACCGACATAAACCCCGCTAATTTTTTAAATGACCAACGTGGTATAGGTAGCACTTGGAGAAATGGTGGCGGACCAAGCACATTACCTTCTTTAAAAGAAGATGTATTTTATGTTCTTAGAGATACGGATGACAATTACTATAAAATAAAATTTTTAGCCCTAACCAATGAAGCAGGCGAAAGAGGTAATCCAGAATTTATTTATAGCCTACTTCAATAG
- a CDS encoding TonB-dependent siderophore receptor: MSLNKNYCSLFFTLVLTGFLFSQTIVNDTAQIQTLKEVVITGQYNPTTINKSINNVIVITKTQIENQAANNLADVLNFNLNLTILPSSQTGKSTISFFGLDGQYFNILIDNIPLVSDSGMGNNIDLTQINLDDIERIEIVEGAMGVEYGANAVSGVINIITKKYSEEPWKIQFLAQEETVSNEYAWFDKGRHIQGLNISHNLSDKLYARIGFNRNDFAGFFDNKQGQSYYQNDGLRGYEWLPKIQYNTNAFLTYKRDNFTLFYKFEYFNETLSYYDETVRSNIDVENQTSNPSSTDKIFKTNRYVNNLSVNGTFNSGARYDASLSYQEQKRDLNQFNYYIVTQQKSDETDETYQSSKVLFSKGTINNLVKNDHYNFQLGYEARYNKGFDTQASGAVTQEDKEYTQSNLALFTSSEWKITNALSARPGFRYEYNSKFNSQLLASLSLRQQLKNRLELRGNIGTSYRTPNFQELYYYFVDSNHDVRGNENLNPEKGYTAFINLKKTTAIPNGVVTNTLKTSYIDINDKIDLAVINSTPLQYEYININAYKLWGVTTENSIKKEQWNFNFGATLQGISRIAENEANASNDFLYSFQINTSGTYSSKKWNTAFSLLFKHNGAQYDYTASDVDEEGNSVFSKSKTNAYSWMDASIRKSFLDKKIQATIGARNILDVTSVAISNTTSGGVHSTTNNGLLLGYGRSFYLKLLYNLNF, encoded by the coding sequence ATGAGTCTAAATAAAAATTATTGCAGTCTTTTTTTTACCCTAGTATTGACCGGATTTCTTTTTTCTCAAACTATAGTGAATGATACTGCACAAATACAAACCTTAAAAGAGGTTGTTATTACGGGGCAATATAATCCCACAACGATAAATAAGTCTATCAATAATGTAATCGTTATCACTAAAACACAAATAGAAAATCAAGCAGCAAATAACCTTGCAGACGTCCTAAACTTTAATTTGAACCTTACAATTTTACCAAGCTCACAGACCGGAAAATCTACCATTTCTTTCTTCGGCCTAGATGGTCAATATTTTAATATACTAATTGATAACATTCCATTAGTAAGTGATAGTGGAATGGGAAATAATATAGATCTAACCCAGATAAACCTTGATGATATTGAACGAATAGAAATTGTAGAAGGTGCCATGGGGGTAGAATATGGAGCCAATGCTGTTTCAGGAGTTATTAATATTATTACCAAAAAATATTCTGAGGAACCTTGGAAGATTCAATTCCTAGCACAAGAAGAAACGGTGAGCAATGAATATGCTTGGTTTGATAAAGGAAGACACATTCAGGGTCTAAATATATCTCATAACTTAAGTGATAAGCTATATGCGCGCATAGGCTTTAACAGAAATGACTTTGCTGGTTTCTTTGATAACAAACAAGGGCAAAGTTATTATCAAAATGATGGTTTAAGAGGCTATGAATGGCTGCCTAAAATACAATACAACACCAATGCGTTTCTTACTTACAAACGGGATAATTTTACGCTATTTTATAAGTTCGAATACTTCAATGAAACTTTAAGCTATTACGATGAAACAGTACGGTCCAATATTGATGTAGAAAACCAAACAAGCAACCCTTCTTCAACCGACAAAATCTTCAAAACCAATAGGTACGTAAACAATTTAAGTGTCAATGGTACTTTTAATTCTGGAGCAAGGTATGACGCTTCTCTTTCCTATCAAGAGCAGAAAAGAGACCTAAATCAGTTTAACTATTACATCGTCACACAGCAAAAAAGCGATGAAACCGATGAGACCTATCAGTCTAGCAAAGTATTGTTCTCAAAAGGAACTATAAATAATTTGGTTAAGAATGATCATTACAATTTTCAATTAGGGTATGAAGCAAGATATAATAAAGGATTTGACACACAAGCATCTGGCGCAGTCACCCAAGAAGACAAAGAATACACGCAAAGCAACCTAGCGTTATTTACTTCTTCTGAATGGAAAATAACAAATGCTTTATCAGCTAGACCTGGATTTAGGTACGAGTACAATTCAAAGTTCAACAGCCAACTTTTGGCATCTCTAAGTCTCAGGCAGCAATTAAAAAATAGGCTTGAGTTACGAGGAAATATAGGCACCTCATACCGCACACCAAATTTTCAAGAACTCTATTATTATTTTGTAGATTCTAACCATGATGTAAGAGGAAATGAAAATTTAAATCCTGAAAAAGGATATACCGCATTTATCAACCTAAAAAAAACAACTGCAATCCCTAATGGGGTAGTGACAAACACGCTAAAAACAAGCTATATAGATATTAATGACAAAATAGATCTTGCCGTTATCAACAGCACCCCTTTGCAGTATGAGTACATCAATATTAATGCTTATAAACTTTGGGGGGTAACCACCGAAAACAGTATTAAAAAAGAACAATGGAATTTTAATTTTGGAGCCACCCTACAAGGCATCTCTAGAATAGCTGAAAACGAAGCAAATGCTTCTAATGATTTCTTATACTCCTTTCAAATAAATACAAGTGGCACCTATAGCTCCAAAAAATGGAACACTGCGTTTAGTCTCTTATTTAAACATAATGGTGCACAATATGACTACACCGCTTCTGATGTAGATGAAGAAGGCAATTCTGTTTTCTCAAAATCTAAAACCAATGCCTATAGCTGGATGGATGCTTCCATTAGAAAATCTTTTTTGGACAAAAAAATCCAAGCAACAATAGGCGCCAGAAATATACTAGATGTAACCAGTGTAGCCATCAGCAATACCACTTCTGGAGGCGTGCATTCTACGACTAACAACGGACTTTTACTTGGTTACGGTAGGTCTTTTTATCTCAAACTATTATACAATCTAAACTTTTAA
- a CDS encoding tRNA1(Val) (adenine(37)-N6)-methyltransferase — protein sequence MKPFRFKQFTVNQDKCAMKIGTDGVLLGAWASVNNSMHTILDIGTGTGVIALMLAQRSIADTIEAIELDGDAFEQCTDNFEASDWGDRLFCFHAGFDEFVDEYTEEEPEEAELYDLIVSNPPFYSEEVSSGNDARDQARQNSSLPFDELVSGVSKLLSPTGVFATIIPYKEEENFIALALENNLFPNRITQVRGTENTEIKRSLLEFSSTESEYTPKELIIELERNVYTKEYIELTKDFYLKM from the coding sequence ATGAAACCTTTTCGCTTCAAACAGTTTACCGTTAACCAAGATAAATGCGCTATGAAAATAGGCACAGACGGAGTGCTTTTAGGTGCTTGGGCAAGCGTAAACAACTCCATGCATACTATCTTAGATATTGGAACAGGAACAGGCGTTATTGCCTTAATGCTAGCACAACGTTCTATTGCAGATACTATTGAAGCTATAGAACTTGACGGAGATGCTTTTGAACAATGTACCGATAATTTTGAAGCTTCAGATTGGGGAGATCGTCTATTTTGCTTTCATGCTGGTTTTGATGAGTTTGTTGATGAATATACCGAAGAGGAACCTGAGGAAGCTGAGCTGTACGATTTGATTGTTTCTAATCCGCCTTTCTACAGTGAAGAAGTTTCTAGTGGTAATGATGCTCGTGATCAAGCCCGTCAAAACTCATCACTCCCTTTTGACGAATTAGTTTCTGGAGTTTCCAAACTACTTTCTCCTACAGGTGTATTTGCGACTATCATACCGTATAAAGAAGAAGAAAATTTTATTGCTTTAGCTTTAGAAAACAATTTATTCCCTAACAGAATTACACAGGTTAGAGGAACAGAGAATACCGAAATTAAGAGAAGTCTACTAGAGTTTTCATCTACAGAAAGTGAGTACACACCTAAGGAGCTTATTATAGAATTAGAACGAAATGTATACACCAAAGAATACATAGAGCTTACCAAAGACTTTTATTTAAAAATGTAA
- a CDS encoding YSC84-related protein → MKTLKYSILFSLLFVFAGQAQTVKDQRIIDDAQEAKELLIKADDGLDSFFKESAGYVIFPNVGKGGFIIGAASGNGAVYESGNLIGMADLKKLNIGFQAGGQAIIEVIFFENTAAMNDFKEGKFSFAAEASAVAVRSGIAFNAKYKDGVAVFALPKAGLMADASVGGQKFKFTSFE, encoded by the coding sequence ATGAAAACACTAAAATATAGTATACTTTTTTCTCTTCTTTTTGTTTTTGCAGGACAAGCACAAACCGTAAAAGATCAGAGAATTATTGATGACGCTCAAGAAGCAAAAGAACTTTTAATAAAAGCCGATGATGGCTTAGATTCATTCTTTAAAGAATCTGCTGGATATGTTATTTTCCCTAATGTTGGAAAAGGCGGATTTATTATTGGAGCTGCCTCTGGAAATGGTGCTGTTTATGAAAGTGGTAACTTAATAGGAATGGCAGATCTTAAAAAATTAAATATCGGTTTTCAAGCAGGCGGACAAGCAATTATAGAAGTTATCTTCTTTGAAAACACCGCAGCTATGAACGACTTTAAAGAAGGGAAATTCTCTTTTGCGGCAGAAGCTTCTGCTGTAGCAGTACGATCAGGAATTGCATTTAACGCGAAGTACAAAGACGGTGTGGCTGTTTTTGCATTACCAAAAGCAGGACTAATGGCCGATGCTTCTGTAGGCGGACAAAAATTTAAATTCACTTCTTTTGAATAA
- a CDS encoding acyl-CoA dehydrogenase family protein translates to MRPDLFEAPDYYNIDDLLSEEHKLVRNAARQWVKRSVSPFIEEYAQKAEFPKEIIGGLAEIGAFGPYIPQEYGGAGLDQISYGLIMQEIERGDSGVRSTASVQSSLVMYPIFTYGNEAQRKKYLPKLASGEFMGCFGLTEPNHGSNPSGMETKYKDMGDHYLLNGAKLWISNSPFADIAVVWAKNEEGRIHGLIVERSMEGFTTPTTHNKWSLRASATGELIFDNVKVPKENILLGKTGLGAPLGCLDSARYGIAWGAIGAAMDCYDTALRYAKERIQFGKPIAATQLQQKKLAEMITEITKAQLMALRLGQLKNEGKATTAQISMAKRNNVEMAINIAREARQVLGAMGISGEYSIMRHMMNLESVITYEGTHDIHLLITGADITGFPAFQ, encoded by the coding sequence ATGCGACCAGATTTATTTGAAGCTCCTGATTACTATAACATTGATGATCTTTTATCAGAAGAACATAAATTAGTTCGTAATGCTGCCAGACAATGGGTGAAACGTTCTGTTTCTCCTTTTATAGAAGAATATGCTCAGAAAGCAGAGTTCCCTAAAGAGATTATTGGTGGCCTAGCAGAAATTGGTGCTTTTGGCCCTTATATTCCGCAAGAATATGGTGGCGCTGGTTTAGACCAAATTAGTTACGGCCTTATTATGCAAGAGATAGAACGCGGCGATAGTGGCGTGCGCTCTACAGCTTCCGTACAATCTTCTTTAGTCATGTATCCGATATTCACCTATGGGAATGAAGCGCAGCGTAAAAAATATTTACCAAAATTAGCGTCTGGAGAATTTATGGGTTGCTTTGGGCTAACAGAACCCAATCATGGTTCTAACCCAAGCGGCATGGAAACCAAGTACAAAGATATGGGTGACCATTATCTATTGAACGGTGCTAAACTTTGGATTTCAAATTCGCCATTTGCAGATATTGCGGTCGTATGGGCAAAAAATGAAGAAGGCCGTATTCACGGACTTATTGTAGAACGTAGTATGGAAGGTTTTACCACCCCAACAACACACAACAAATGGTCTTTACGAGCAAGTGCTACTGGGGAGCTTATTTTTGATAATGTAAAAGTACCCAAAGAGAACATCCTTTTAGGCAAAACCGGATTAGGCGCGCCGCTTGGATGCTTAGATTCTGCTCGATACGGAATAGCCTGGGGTGCAATTGGTGCTGCCATGGACTGTTATGATACGGCTTTACGGTATGCCAAAGAGCGTATACAGTTTGGAAAGCCAATTGCCGCAACACAATTACAACAAAAGAAATTGGCAGAAATGATTACCGAAATCACGAAAGCACAATTAATGGCACTCCGTTTAGGGCAACTTAAAAATGAAGGCAAAGCAACTACCGCTCAGATTTCTATGGCCAAACGCAACAATGTAGAAATGGCTATAAACATTGCTAGAGAAGCCAGACAAGTTTTAGGCGCTATGGGAATTTCAGGCGAGTACAGCATTATGCGCCATATGATGAATTTAGAAAGTGTAATTACCTATGAAGGCACGCATGATATTCACTTATTAATTACAGGTGCAGATATCACTGGGTTTCCCGCTTTTCAATAG